CGGCTCTAATTCAGAAAGAGAGTTGCCACAGACTGTTCAAACCTTTTGGGATTAGACAcaactatttattttaaagaaaacgtACCCAGTTCACTGGAGAGATCAGCTGTAACAGAAAGGTGAAAATGTTAGTCGATATCTAAACAGAAGACTTTTTGTTCTGCTGGTTACTTTTGAATCACTTACCAATTCTTCCAGTAAGGCAATCTAAAAGTGAGGAAAAAAGGAAAGTTCAATAAGTTATCCAGACACTGTGtgaatttcttatttcttatctttttttttttttttatctcacccTTTTCTCTCTGTAGTTTCCGGACATAAAAAATAGCTCCTATTCCAACTACAGAAAGGACGATAACAGCAAAGAGGAATGCGTACAACCACAGTGAAATGCGTGGGAACATGTTCTCTGTGAAGAGAAAGAAGAATGTGAACATACTTTCTGTTCAAGATAGTAAAATGCATAGGAACTGCCTAGCTGTTGAGAAAAGTAAGAAAAAATATACCTTCAAGAAATATGTAGAAAAGAAAGCCTTCAGCTCTACGCCTCACAAGCCCTCGTATATTTAAGGGCTGGGAATAGAGATAAAGACTTTAAAAGTTTATTGGAGGGCACATTTCAAGTGATTTTGTACACACAGGGTATATCACCAATTGGGAGACAGCTGGTTCGTTTTCTATTTGGTATTATGCAAGGTGTGGTTGGTTCTTCTCTTTGGAAGTGTTGGGAGTGGGTACTTTccttgctgtatctcttgttgaATATTGTGTGTATGCTTGTGTATTATtttcatatattaattattatttcaaCTGTGTAGTACTACAGCTAGTTTTCTGTGTGGTCCTTTACTATCTCAATTTCATGTGACATTTTCAAGAAATGAAGATGAAGATACCCACCATGAATACTCATATGTACACCGGTGTCTTTTCCTGTCACTGGATGTCTAATGGCATAGGAGAAATGTCCATCTGAGGCATCTTTGAGGAGAATGCTGTTTTCTAGATTAAATAAACCATTGCTTTCTTTGAGAGTTGTATTGGAATATACTGTGATTTGCGTGCCATCAATTTCTTTCCAGACAATTTCTGGTTCTGGGAACCatccagaggaggaggaagagatcaAAATGGAGTTATCGTGCAGAGACAAAGTCAGGTTAGGAAGGGATCCCaccgctgaaaaaaaaaaaaagagagagggagagggagagaaaaagaaggtaaaaaaaataaatcagtagtAATCTAAGCAAAGAGGTAGATACAGACGTGAAATCGATATCATATGGAAAACAGAAATAGTCATCATAGAAAAAGAGAATGGGAATGACTAATGGACAGATGAGGAAGAGACCGAGACGAGGTAAACATGATACATAGTTATTTAGGTTAAGATGATATCAGGACTGTGAGGTTCAGTTTTCCTATGTACCCGTGTTTGTTGGGCCAATAGTTGTtgttctagaacaggggtaggcaaccttcggctctacagatgttttggactacatctcccataatgcttttacagccatattgctggcaaagcatcaagggagatgtagtccacaacatctgtagagccgaaggttgcctacccctgttctagaacaATGGTTGTTAACCGCTGGATTGGTACCCAAACTAGTCTTCATGCTGGCCCTCACAGGATGGACCAGACACATCATATTCCCCAGACCCCAGGAAGGTTATTGTAGCTGCCCTACTGGTATTTACAGACTTTAACATTGCAGTTGAAGAATTAATTACCAATTATCCTCTCTATTGCTTGTCAAATtgatcaaacaaacaaacaaacaaaaatgaaagtttcTACACGTAACAGACTACTCTGTGACCCATCATCTCTGCTGTGAATTACTCTGCACAAATACTCTCCACATGATATATTTACAAACCTACAATGCTGAGCTCTGTTATTGCTTCTTCATATATAGAGCTGGTTTTGTTCTCAACAAAGCAGTGATAAATTCCAGCATCTGACAACTGGACATTGTGCATAGATAGTGACAGATCTCCAGTCTGAGGTCCAGCCTGGAGGGATGTCCTCCCACGATAATCGGGCATCAGTTGTTCTTTCTCCTCGTTTCCTTTTTTTAACATGAATACAACTGAGGTATATAGATTCTTGAACCAGCGGACTTCCAGTTCAAGGGGACTCGATGGGGGTGAAAGAGTGCAGGGCAAAACAGCATCTGTTCCCACCACTACCACCCCCAATCTGCTCTTTGAGGTCACCTGAAATTGAGCTGAGAGAGTAAAACTGTTATACATACAACCTGACAAATAAAAAGGCATTGTATtacttattcattttttattttgttttttataaactttaCATCAGATTTTGTAGTGCTATACGCGTACTTTGTCATACAAGTAAATTAATTATTGGCTTTGTTATTTGGAGAAattgtgtgtatattattttcagagtactcttttcattttttttatgtataaaaaagtaaaaatctgaatttgatttttaaaaaaagaatgcatGTGGTCGTAACTTATATTATGTCGATGTAATTCCCTTAGCAATTTGTCACAACTGCCAGtctagagaaaataaaataattaaaaaaaaaccaataatatACCATCTATGACAGGCGAGCTAGTTTGACATGGCCCTTTgtcacatttttcctgtttgcaTAACTTGTTTTGTTGCTTCTGGGTAGATTGTAACAATATAACGATGAGCAATCAACGCATGTTAGGAAAAACAaagaacttttttttctttaaaaacccCACAGAAAATGGCTTTGCAAACAGATAGGTGTTACATACGTCAATATGCACAGGTATGGTGTTTGACATGTTAGTCCTAGTGTTTCATTAAAATTTTACGAGTTTTTTAGAGGTAAGAACTGAAGCAAGTAAGTAGCGTGTACAAGCAATAGTCAATAGTAAAGCTCCAAAGaaaggtatgtatgtatgtatgtatgtatgtaggggaACAGCTGTTAAAATGGTTGCACAAATTGTAGCTTGTTTTATTCACTAATGTAAGAACTATGGAGCATTAACAGGGCGATGGAAACACTAGCGAAAAATTATTCCCAGTTTTTTGTAGTTCCCGATTTAGGGAGTAAACCCCACTACATAGGGTCTGACTGTGACTGTAAAATGATTGTCTTTATGTGCTTCACACTCCACCTCTACACCTTCAAATTGAGGAAGAAGGACATATATTCTTCTGCCTCTCAAAGTTACAAATCACAACCAGAAGAATACAACGCTGAAACCCGAAcgcaaaataaaaaactaaaatcaaGAGAAAAAGAAGACCACCAAAATAACATGGTGAGAACTGATCATAGAAAGACATTACAGAAAAACACAGACGCAAATGGGCAGCAGTCAATTACAGACAGAACAAAACACTGAACAGCTGCAGACAGAAAGAAACTAATTTCTGTGACCGACGAAGAATGAAGAAGATAAACCACCAATTAGTGAGAATGTCATTCAAATAGATACAGTGATTGACGtacattaaagggaaattataccCCTAAAAAATAAGATTGCCATAATTACCCTTATAAAATGTGCTTTGTGTCTTGCTGCATATTTCTGCTAGATACGGATGGAATTATTAACTAGATctaaatatgatttaaaaaataattaaatggggGCAGCTATCTTGGTACCCCAGTTCACTAGACCTGAGATAACTTCAATGTAATCATTATACACTTTTATTTGGATGAAACCATTACAGAAATGTTTCCTTCAACAAAAGAGGCAGTTGCTGAAATATCTGTCTTTGGATCAAACTATTAAAAGGGCAGTTGCTTAAAATTACACCATTGCACGTCAGTCAGCTGCTGGACTCTACACGGCGATCAAATCAAACCATGTTAAAAGACTGCTGCATAGCATCATTTGGTGCATTTTTAGACTATTTGCTTTTACATACTcgtaaaaataaaccaaaaaatgttGTACAGCAATCCttggaaaaaaatgaattaaaaaaattctagTGACTTCTGGTTCTGCTGGCATAACCTGTTTATAATGTTCTCATGATTAGTGTACCCAGTGTGGTATGTAAGTAATCTTACAAGTGGAACCTGCACGTACGATAAGGATAACATTGCAGTTAGAGAATAGGCGAAGACCTACTTTCCAGTATAGAAACCTCAAAGTGTTAAGTTTGTAGCAATGACCTTCAAACGTCCTTTAGAATGTTCTGATTTAACCATAGTTGGAGCTAACAGGCAAGTTGCTTTCACAGAGCTTTCCAATAAAGGTTTTTGATACTATGGAGAAAGCGATAAACCAAAGTGATAATGTTAATTGCTAAATTCCTTTATTATATGATTTTAAAGAcactacattgaaaaaaaataaaatatatatatatatatattttacagtttagtagatatatcccaaaacATGCATGAAAACATGCAGCCTCTGCAAGCCATCCCCTCGTTCTCTGGCAAAGGCTTTGAGCCTTTTGCACGAGAGTACTCCAATCATTGGCTTCTCATTGACAAGCCTCTGTGAAGCTCCCCCTGCTGGATGTTTTTTATAGCACTGTACTGTACATTGTACTGCTTCCTGTCTGTTTAAACCGATGGCATTAGAAACAGAAAACCTGTATTTCTAATGCAATAGCGCACCTTTTTTCAATAAATGAAAGTTGTATTCCTGAAACTAAGGTTTATGGGATAGGTAGTTCTACTATAAATGGGGATCTTTGCAATGATCGGGCTCTGTTTGCACGATATACATGCAATTATAATCAAAGAATATTGCTGCAATACTCTTCCTGCCAAACCGAAGAGAGTGTTGCAAATTGAGAACTACGGATTACTGAGGGTACCAGCTCTAACCAAATCATTGCCAGGACAATAGCAGACAATGCGGTCATATTTGTAAAGCCTTGGCAACTTTATTTAGCATTTCACTTTCTTTGTTAGTATGTTTCATAGTGACAAACCGTTGCCATCAAAACAGTCCAGCTAGCGGCTCCTTCTCAGCACATTGTGCTGTTGTGTTGTCAATTCAAGACAGATATTTATTCTTGTATAATGCAAATCCCTCTGAAAATCTCCCTTTCACTGATGCAACACATTGTAAAATACGCTTTTGTTCTTATTATTTTTCAAGGTACTGTAGTTGTTTGTGTAAAACTGCTTTGTGACCGAAAAACGATTGTGATTGTGTCCATAGTGCAAAATACCACAACCGAATGTTGTATACCTCTACAGGTATGATAAGGTATCAAATACAAATATGGCTTTATTGTcctgagcacaaatatatatatatatatatatatatatatatatatatatatatatatatatatatatatatatatatatatatttaactattaagtACATAATTAtaagattttattaattataatttgagggacctgcctgacaacccaggcagatagTCCAGAAactttaattggcaagccctatatttaaccccgtaactttccaaaacaccataacacctttacatgggggatattgttatactcgggagacttcactgaacacaaatatgtgtgctttaaaaagtaaaacttatcacaacgatgatatctccagtaaaagtacagtttctgttttaaaacaaaaatgcaaaaatcaaataaaatagctaactttggccagcgtttgtgactaaggagctattacaaaagactcaacataccccattttgaataccctgggttgtctacattttaaaatggtatgctttgatgaggttaattcacattcctgggctaccatatgcagggccgtgcaaggatttttgggtacattttTGGGTACATTTttccgcaccccccccccccccaaaaaaaattacatcttcacctgtgtgcctcttaacctcccttttgtaattcttatccccttttttaaatgtcttaccccctttaaaGTATATTATCTCCTATTTTTCCCCACTGTATGTCTTAcaactcccttgtgtatctcttacaaccccccttgtgtgtctcttaccccccCGTTTGTATCACTCTTACATCCTCcgacattttgtgtgtcttactcctcccagcccct
This DNA window, taken from Pelobates fuscus isolate aPelFus1 chromosome 9, aPelFus1.pri, whole genome shotgun sequence, encodes the following:
- the LOC134572563 gene encoding butyrophilin subfamily 2 member A2-like; translation: MGRTLGYGCVQLLSLTVAISAQFQVTSKSRLGVVVVGTDAVLPCTLSPPSSPLELEVRWFKNLYTSVVFMLKKGNEEKEQLMPDYRGRTSLQAGPQTGDLSLSMHNVQLSDAGIYHCFVENKTSSIYEEAITELSIVAVGSLPNLTLSLHDNSILISSSSSGWFPEPEIVWKEIDGTQITVYSNTTLKESNGLFNLENSILLKDASDGHFSYAIRHPVTGKDTGVHMSIHENMFPRISLWLYAFLFAVIVLSVVGIGAIFYVRKLQREKDCLTGRIADLSSELDWRKAVMNPECITFSPETCHPELSVSEDYLTLLNQPPAFIPVPNDLRFETERCCICLPDFSSGCHYWEVELGPGVEWAVGVASPEVRKKGAAYQFSPRENIWCIALFIDTIQALDNTEKIIQVEGGGILERVGVYLKLSVPRQVSFYDTRNWSLLYTFQMESRNRLKVQPFFWLGNKGGIIRLMRGRTEVTNEQEGLEDEHLL